A stretch of Mesorhizobium sp. M2A.F.Ca.ET.046.03.2.1 DNA encodes these proteins:
- a CDS encoding nucleotidyltransferase family protein — protein MKPPTTTPKTAMVLAAGLGKRMRPITDTMPKPLVKIAGKTLLDWGLDSLEAAGIAKAVVNVHYLPEQIVAHVASRKAPKIVISDEREALLESAGGIVKALPLLGSEPFYIINADTFWIDSGQPSLKRLALAWDAARMDILLMLTDLDSATGHCVGTDFLVAADGALRRSKGDPTGLIYAGAAIIHPRIFKDAPTGSHSLNVYFDKAIAAGRLFGMKMNGRWITVGTPDAIPAAEAAVAGALAKAV, from the coding sequence ATGAAGCCCCCAACCACGACGCCGAAGACAGCGATGGTGCTGGCGGCCGGGCTTGGCAAGCGCATGCGGCCGATCACCGACACGATGCCCAAGCCGCTGGTGAAGATCGCCGGCAAGACCTTGCTCGACTGGGGGCTGGACAGCCTGGAGGCCGCCGGCATCGCCAAGGCCGTCGTCAATGTGCACTATCTGCCCGAGCAGATCGTCGCCCATGTCGCCAGCCGGAAAGCTCCGAAGATCGTCATCTCCGACGAGCGCGAGGCGCTGCTGGAATCGGCGGGCGGCATCGTCAAGGCGCTGCCGCTTCTGGGCAGCGAGCCCTTCTACATCATCAACGCCGATACGTTCTGGATCGACAGCGGTCAGCCCAGCCTCAAGCGCCTTGCCCTTGCATGGGACGCCGCCAGAATGGATATTCTGCTGATGCTTACCGATCTCGACTCAGCGACCGGGCACTGCGTCGGCACCGATTTCCTGGTTGCCGCCGATGGAGCTCTACGGCGCTCGAAGGGTGATCCGACTGGCCTGATCTATGCCGGCGCCGCCATCATCCATCCGCGCATCTTCAAGGACGCGCCCACGGGCTCGCATTCGCTCAACGTCTATTTCGACAAGGCGATCGCCGCCGGGCGCCTGTTCGGCATGAAGATGAACGGGCGCTGGATCACCGTCGGCACGCCGGACGCCATTCCCGCCGCCGAAGCGGCCGTGGCCGGCGCGCTCGCGAAAGCGGTATGA
- the addB gene encoding double-strand break repair protein AddB, which yields MSGARRVLSIPPGAPFLPTLAEALLDGRLIPGFRFDGEPLALADATVYVPTRRAARALRGAFVDILGQRSAILPTVRPLGEFDEDEAAFDAEAAPAIDLAPPIAAQERLLLLAPLVRAWKESLPAHVRERFNEEFVVPTSAADAIWLARDLARLMDEIETEGTDWAKLATLVTGNLAGWWQVTLDFLGIVTDNWPELLKERNRSNPAAHRSALIRLEAARLKRNPPAGPVIAAGSTGSIPATAELLGVIAGLPNGAVVLPGLDRELDDASFAAITAPGARPATLGHPQYGLAKLIGGIGIQRRDVEDVIAAPPPLALRAALVGEALRPAETTEYWTETRPRFTSGDVEQALAGVTLVEAANERDEAAAIAIALKLAVEAPGKRAALVTGDRALARRVSAELLRFGVVADDSGGAPLINIPAASLLRLALSAAFRPGDPVSLLSLLKHPLLGLGLERQAVRKAAELVELVALRGGTGRPDVASLGALFETRLAELSGDTRQPFWFSRLTVRGIEQAHGMLGRLSKALSPLTAMRDEKDADIATLTSASVIALEDLGRAADGSLAELYAGDAGEKLAELLRGLVAASSPFTFAASEWPDVIEALIAPETVKPGQGTDRNIAIWGALEARLQNVDMLVIGGLNEGVWPRKPDSDRFMSRLMKTGIDLEPPERRIGLAAHDFQMAMGAAEVLLTRSARSGDAPAVPSRWLQRILTFISKEPAAALRGRGDALLGWARALDAGEKKDFAARPQPRPPLSMRPQHFSVTEIETLRRDPYAVYARRILGLSPLEPLIRDPGAAERGTLFHEILHLFSRRVEDPRAPNALSSLIEAGRLCFAEAKLPPDIEAIWWPRFEKLAENIIEWEHTRADAVARRYAEERADKTVVGRTGVTLSGYADRVDLLAGGMADILDYKTGSSPSKAQAHTLLSPQLALEGALLRRGAFRELGIREPSQLAFVRLKPNGEVFEESILEYNRKPRTANDLSEEAWARLERLLFHYADPTTGYLSRALPFREGEADGDYDHLARVLEWSAGGASEDEAEG from the coding sequence ATGAGCGGCGCGCGCCGCGTCCTTTCCATCCCGCCCGGAGCGCCGTTCCTGCCGACGCTGGCGGAGGCGTTGCTCGACGGACGATTGATTCCCGGCTTTCGTTTCGACGGCGAGCCGCTGGCGCTGGCCGACGCGACCGTCTATGTGCCGACCCGACGCGCGGCGCGGGCGCTGCGCGGCGCCTTCGTCGACATTCTCGGTCAACGCTCGGCCATCCTGCCGACGGTGCGGCCGCTCGGCGAGTTCGACGAGGATGAGGCAGCCTTCGACGCAGAGGCGGCGCCGGCGATAGACCTCGCGCCGCCGATCGCGGCGCAGGAGCGATTGCTGTTGCTGGCGCCGCTGGTGCGTGCCTGGAAGGAAAGCCTGCCGGCGCATGTCAGAGAGCGGTTCAACGAGGAATTCGTCGTGCCGACCTCGGCCGCCGACGCCATCTGGCTGGCGCGCGACCTTGCCCGGCTGATGGACGAGATCGAGACCGAAGGCACGGATTGGGCGAAGCTCGCGACGCTGGTCACCGGCAATCTCGCCGGCTGGTGGCAGGTGACGCTCGATTTCCTCGGCATAGTCACCGACAACTGGCCGGAACTGCTCAAGGAGCGCAACCGCTCCAATCCGGCCGCGCATCGCAGCGCGCTGATCCGGCTGGAAGCGGCGCGGCTGAAGCGCAATCCGCCGGCCGGACCTGTGATCGCCGCCGGTTCGACCGGCTCGATTCCCGCCACGGCGGAACTGCTTGGCGTGATCGCCGGGCTGCCCAATGGCGCCGTCGTGCTGCCCGGGCTCGACCGCGAGCTGGACGACGCATCCTTCGCGGCGATCACGGCCCCCGGCGCGCGTCCGGCAACGCTCGGCCACCCGCAATATGGCCTCGCCAAGCTGATCGGCGGCATCGGCATCCAGCGCCGCGATGTCGAGGATGTCATCGCCGCGCCACCGCCGCTGGCGCTGCGGGCGGCCCTTGTCGGCGAGGCGCTGCGGCCCGCCGAAACCACCGAATACTGGACCGAAACGCGGCCGCGCTTCACGTCAGGCGATGTCGAACAGGCGCTTGCCGGCGTGACGCTGGTGGAAGCGGCGAACGAACGCGACGAGGCGGCGGCAATCGCCATTGCACTCAAACTTGCCGTCGAGGCACCGGGCAAGCGCGCGGCGCTCGTCACCGGCGACCGCGCGCTGGCGCGGCGGGTCTCGGCCGAGCTTCTGCGCTTCGGCGTCGTCGCCGACGATTCCGGCGGCGCGCCGCTCATCAACATACCGGCCGCCAGCCTGCTCAGGCTCGCGCTGAGCGCCGCGTTCCGGCCCGGCGACCCGGTAAGCCTGCTCTCCTTGCTCAAGCATCCGCTGCTCGGGCTCGGCCTCGAACGCCAGGCCGTGCGCAAGGCGGCCGAGTTGGTCGAGCTGGTCGCCTTGCGCGGCGGCACGGGCCGGCCGGATGTCGCATCGCTCGGCGCGCTTTTCGAGACGCGACTCGCGGAGCTGAGCGGCGATACGAGGCAGCCTTTCTGGTTTTCGCGGCTCACCGTGCGCGGCATCGAGCAGGCGCACGGCATGCTTGGCCGCCTTAGCAAGGCGCTCTCGCCGCTCACCGCTATGCGCGACGAGAAAGACGCCGATATCGCGACGCTGACCAGCGCAAGCGTCATCGCGCTGGAGGATCTCGGCCGCGCCGCCGATGGCAGCCTGGCGGAACTCTATGCCGGCGATGCCGGCGAGAAACTCGCCGAACTTTTGCGCGGACTGGTGGCGGCGTCCTCGCCCTTCACTTTCGCCGCCTCGGAATGGCCCGACGTGATCGAGGCGCTGATCGCGCCGGAGACGGTGAAGCCGGGGCAAGGCACCGACCGCAACATCGCCATCTGGGGCGCGCTGGAAGCGCGATTGCAGAATGTCGACATGCTGGTCATCGGCGGGCTCAATGAAGGGGTCTGGCCGCGCAAGCCCGATAGCGATCGCTTCATGTCGCGGCTGATGAAGACCGGCATCGACCTCGAACCGCCGGAGCGGCGCATCGGCCTTGCCGCGCATGATTTTCAGATGGCGATGGGCGCGGCGGAAGTGTTGCTGACACGGTCGGCGCGATCCGGCGATGCGCCGGCGGTGCCGTCGCGCTGGCTGCAGCGCATCCTGACCTTCATCAGCAAGGAGCCGGCGGCGGCCCTTCGCGGGCGGGGCGACGCGCTGCTTGGCTGGGCGCGCGCGCTCGATGCCGGCGAGAAGAAGGATTTCGCCGCCCGCCCGCAGCCCAGGCCGCCGCTCAGCATGCGCCCGCAGCATTTCTCGGTCACCGAGATCGAGACGCTGCGCCGCGACCCCTACGCGGTCTATGCGCGGCGCATCCTGGGGCTCTCGCCGCTCGAGCCGTTGATCCGCGATCCGGGCGCCGCCGAACGCGGCACGCTGTTCCACGAGATCCTGCATCTGTTCTCGCGGCGGGTGGAGGATCCAAGGGCGCCGAATGCGCTCTCGAGCCTCATCGAAGCCGGCCGTCTCTGCTTTGCCGAGGCAAAGCTTCCGCCGGACATCGAGGCCATCTGGTGGCCGCGTTTCGAAAAGCTCGCCGAGAATATCATCGAATGGGAGCATACCCGCGCCGATGCGGTCGCGAGGCGCTATGCCGAGGAACGCGCCGACAAGACGGTGGTCGGCCGCACCGGCGTGACGCTGTCGGGCTATGCCGACCGCGTCGACCTGCTGGCCGGCGGCATGGCCGACATACTCGACTACAAGACCGGCTCCTCGCCCTCGAAAGCGCAGGCGCACACGCTTTTGTCGCCGCAGCTTGCGCTGGAAGGCGCGCTGCTCAGGCGCGGCGCGTTCAGGGAACTGGGTATCCGCGAGCCCTCGCAGCTGGCCTTCGTGCGGCTGAAGCCGAATGGCGAGGTATTCGAGGAATCGATCCTCGAATACAACCGCAAGCCCCGCACCGCCAACGATCTCTCCGAGGAAGCCTGGGCGCGGCTAGAGCGGCTGCTGTTCCATTATGCCGACCCGACCACCGGCTATCTGTCGCGCGCCCTGCCCTTCCGCGAGGGCGAGGCCGACGGCGATTACGATCATCTGGCGCGCGTGCTGGAATGGTCGGCCGGCGGCGCCAGCGAAGACGAGGCGGAAGGATGA